AAGCAGCCATGACGAGCCATCTCCACGCAGAGGGTCTGCAGAAGAGCTTCCGCAAGCGCCGGGTGGTGCAGGGCGTGTCCTTCCACGTCGCGCAGGGCGAGGTGGTGGGGTTGCTCGGGCCCAACGGCGCCGGCAAGACGACGAGCTTCAACATGGTGGTGGGCCTGGTGCGGCCCGACGCGGGACGGGTGCGCGTGGACCACGAGGACCTCACGTCCCTGCCCATGCACCGCCGGGCCCTGCGCGGCCTGGGCTACCTCCCGCAGGAGGCCTCCGTCTTCCGCAAGCTCACGGTGCACGAGAACTTCCTCTCCGTGCTGGAGCTGCAGAAGGGCCTGGACAAGGCCGCCCGCGAGCGCCGCGCCCGCGAGCTGCTGGAGGAGTTCGGCCTGAGCCACGTGGCCTACTCCTTCGGCGAGACGCTCTCCGGTGGCGAGCGCCGCCGCGCGGAGATCGCCCGCTCCCTCATCCCCAACCCCCGCTTCATCCTCTTCGACGAGCCCTTCGCCGGCGTGGACCCCATCAACGTGGGCGACCTCCAGCGGCAGATCGCCCACCTGAAGTCCCGCGGCCTGGGCGTCCTCATCACCGACCACAACGTCCAGGACACCCTGGGCATCTGTGACCGCGCCTACATCATCGCACAGGGTGAAATCCTGGAGGAGGGCACCCCGCAGCAGATTGCCTCCTCGGCCCGGGCGCGGGCGGTGTACCTCGGGGAGCGATTCCGCTTGCAGTCGGTTTGAGGGCCGAGATTCCGGCCTCGGGGGGGACTCGTGGGGGGGCCGTGCTCGCTCGCCCCAGCGGGTCGGCACGTCCATTGCGCAACGTCTCCCCGTTGGACGGAGACAGTGCAAGTAGGCGGAATAAAAGAAGAATTTCACAAAATGCAAAGTGCGGGCCGGACTCTCGGACACTGGACGAAGTCAGGGGGCCTTGCTACTTTGGCACGGTCCTTGATGGCGGGCCGCCGTCGAGTCGATTGTTGAAACGGGCGGGAGATAGAAATGGCGATGGAACTCAAGCAGAGCCTGAAGCTGTCGCAGCAGCTGGTGATGACGCCCCAGCTGCAGCAGGCCATCAAGCTGCTGCAACTCTCGCGGATGGAGCTGCTGGAGCAGGTCCGCGAGGAGATGGACCAGAACCCCCTCCTGGAGCAGCCGGACGAGACGCCTTTTGGCGACACGTCCGATAAGGAGCCGGGCGAGGCCTCCATGGAGGCGGCGAACACGGAGATGCCGGCGGGGGTGGAAGCCCGGACCCCGGACTCGGCGCCCGAGTTCAAGGCGGACGGGGAAGGCCCGCCGGAGATCGACTGGGAGGCCTACCTCAACAGCTACCAGTTCAACGAGCCCACGACCGCCTCCAACAAGGGCAACGTGGCCACCGAGGACATGCCTTCCTTCGAAGCCAACATGGTGGAGAAGGAGGATCTGGTCGACCACCTTCAGGAGCAGCTCGGGACGCTGCGGCTCAACGAGGCCGAGCGGCGCGTGGCGATGCTGATCCTGGGCAACCTGGACCATGACGGGTACCTGAAGCTGGACGATGTGGAGGGAGATCCGCTCATCCGCCTGGCCAACGAGGCGGACGTGCCCATGGGGCTGGCCGAGCGCACGCTGCGGCGCATCCAGAACCTGGAGCCCAAGGGCTGCGCGGCGAGAGACCTCCAGGAGTGCCTGCTCATCCAGGTGTCGGCGCTCAAGGACAAGCACGCGGCGCTGCTGGGCCTCATCATCAAGCGCCACATGAAGTACCTCGAGAGCAAGAACCTTCCGGCGATCGCGAAGGACCTGAAGGTGCCGCTCGAGGAGGTGGTGGAGGCGTCCAAGCTGCTGCCCAAGCTGGATCCGAAGCCGGGCCGCAACTTCAGCGGGGACGACGCGCAGTACATCACCCCCGACGTGTTCGTCTACAAGATGGGCGAGGACGAGTACACGGTGGTGCTCAACGACGACGGCCTGTCGAAGCTGCGGATCTCTGGCATGTACCGCAACGCGCTGAAGAGCGGCGGGGTGGGGCCGGGGCAGACGAAGGAGTTCATCCAGGAGAAGCTGCGCAGCGCGCAGTGGCTCATCCGCTCCATCCACCAGCGCCAGCGCACCATCTACAAGGTCACCGAGAGCATCGTGAAGTTCCAGAAGGACTTCCTGGACCAGGGCATCGCGCACCTCAAGCCGCTGATCCTGCGGGACGTGGCCGAGGACATCGGGATGCACGAGTCCACGGTGTCGCGCGTGACGACGAACAAGTACGTGCACACCCCGCAGGGCATCTTCGAGCTGAAGTACTTCTTCAACTCGTCCATTGCCCGCGTGTCCGGTGAGGACACGGCGAGCGAGGCGGTGAAGCACCACATCAAGCAGCTGGTGTCGCAGGAAGATCCGCGCAATCCGTACTCGGACCAGAAGATTGTCGAGCTGCTCAAGGCGCAGGGGACGGAGATCGCCCGGCGCACGGTGGCCAAGTACCGCGAGGTGCTGGGCATCCTCCCGAGCAGCAAGCGCAAGCGCTACTTCTGAGCGCGGCTGTCCGAGCTGTCCCTGAGCCCATTTCCCCTCTCCCTCCGGGAGAGGGACGGGGTGAGGGTGCCCGGTTCCCGGGTTGAGTCCCTGGCGCGCCCGAACCTGTGCCGGCGAGGCAAGCGTCTCGGAAACCAGGCGCGGGGGACGCCTACTTGCGCGAAGCCACGGCGCCCGAGAGGTCCGGCATGCCCGTGGGGGTAGCGGGTGGGGCCTTCAGGTTCGGGTCGTTGATGCTGTCGACGATGGCCACCATGTCCCCCACCTTCAGCGCGTCGTAGAGGGCGATGATGTCGGCGTTGTCGTGGCGGATGCACCCGTGCGACACGTCCTCGCCCTGATGGGCGGGGGCGCTGGTGCCGTGGAGCTCCTCGCCCGAGCGGGAGCCATCGGCCCACGAGAGGTCGATGATGCGGGGCCCGAAGACGGGTCCGCCCCACAGCTTCTTGCCGAGGGCGTGGGACTGGGCCTCGTTGAGCTTGCCCGTCACCTTCTTCAGGCCAGGGTCCGTCTGGGTGGCGCGAGTGCCCACGGCGTTGCCGAAGATGGACTGGAGCTTGCCCTGGGCGTCGAAGAGGAAGGTGCGGTGCTCGTTCTTCACGACCACGACGCGCACGGGCGTGCCCTTGTAGCGGGGAGCGGGCAGGTGCTGGCTCTGTCCGCGCTGTCCCGGAGGAGGGGCGAGCGCATCGAGGGCGCGCAGGGTGGCGGCGTCCACCTTGCCGGTGGCCTGCACCGCGGGGAAGGCCGAGCGGGCATGCACCTGGAAGTTGCGCACGGCCTTGGTCGACTGCGCGCCGAAGGAGCCATCCGCGCCTCCGGGTACGCTGAAGCCCATGTCGGCGAGGGCCTGCTGCACGGCGAGTACGCCCGGTCCCTTCGAGCCCACGCCGAGCGAAGTCTGTCCAGCGAGCACTCCTGTCAGCTCCGGTGGGTGGATGAAGCGCTCGTTGCGCGGAGGCGTCTGACCGCCAGCAACGGCGGAAGGTGCGGCGGCGGGAGGAGTCGAGGAGCCAGCGGAATCAGTGGTCATGGAGAGCACCCGGGGTCGCGGGAGAGCGGTGGCCTTCGAGTCTAGCTCTCCCGGTGGTGGCGGAGACACCCATCGAGCGCGTCCTCCAGCAGGCCCACTCGGATGGAGGGGAGGTAGAGACGCTCCGCCCGCTGGCGGCCCGCGTGCCCCAGGGCCTGCCTCGCTCCGGAGTCCGCCACCCAGCGCGTGAGCACTTCCGCGAGGGCGTCCGCCCGGGGCGCCACCCGGGCTCCACACGTCTCGTCGACGATCTCCCGCGCCCCGCCCATGTCCGTCGTCAGCACGGGCAGGCCCGCGTACATCGCCTCGACGAAGACGATGCCGAAGCCCTCGGGGACCACGTTGGGGTGGCAGAACAGGTCCGCTCCGGCGAACAGCCGCGGCACGTCCGTGCGCTGGCCGAGGAAGCGCACCCGGTCCGTCAGCCCCCACTGCGCCGCCTGGGCGCGCAGGCGCTCCACATAGGCCTGCTCCTCCGGGCGTTGCGCGCCTCCCACCACCAGGCACTCCCACGCCGCGTCGCGCCCCAGCCGCGCCAGGGCCTCCAGCAACAGCGCGTGCCCCTTGCCCGGCTCCATCCGGCTCAGCTGGAGGATGACCACCGTTGCCTCGGCGATGCCCAACTCCCGGCGCACGGCCTCGCGCACCCCAGGCTCCTTCGGGGTGCGGTCCTCGACGGGACAGCCAGCGACGAGCGGCGTGGGCCGGGGCACCAGGGCCGAGACGGACCCGGCCGTGAACTCCGAGTTGGTGAGAAACGCATCCGGAGGAAACCGCGCCATCAACCGGTCCAGCGGGTGGTGGGGGTCCACCCGGCTGTGCACGAAGAGCGCCTGCCGGTAGCCGAGCAGTGCCGGGGCCGCGACGAGCTTCAGCCACGTGGAGTGGTACACCACCAGGTCCGGGCTCCACGCGCGCAGCAGCCGGCGCAGCCGCAATTGGGGCCCGACGAGCGTCCACGGCCGTCCCAGCCGCGCCGGGCCGAGCACCTCCACCGAGGCTCCCGCCGCTCGCAGCTCCGTGGCCAGCCGGCCCTCGAAGAACAGCGCGAAGCAGTGCTCCAGCCGCCGAGGCGACTTCGCCAGCGTCACCAGGAAGGTCTCCACGCCTCCGTACAGGTTTCCCGCCGCCAGATGGAGCACTCGCCCGGCCACATTGCCTCCCTCGCCGCCGCGTCCTACTCCCTCCCCGAGGGCTCCGGCGCGACGCGAATCATCCGCTTGCCGATGTTGGCCCCGTGCAGCTGGCCCATCAAGGCCCGCGGCGCGTTCTGCAGCCCGTCGATGATGTCCTCGCGCACCTTCAGCCGTCCCTCGGCCACCCAGCCCGCCAGGGCCTGCTCGGCCTGTCTCCGGCGGCCGTAGTAATCCAGGACGATGAAGCCCTCCAGGCGCAGGCGGCGGATGGCCAGCAGGCCCGGAACGCCGAGCAGCCTCGGGGGCGGCGTGTCGGTGTCGAGGATGGACATGACGCCGCAGCAGACGATGCGCCCGTGTGTCTTCATCCGGAACAGCGCCGCCTGGAACACCGCGCCGCCCACGTTGTCGAAGTAGACGTCCACGCCCTCGGGGCAACAGGCCGCCAGCCGCTCGGAGAGGTCCCCGGACTGGTAGTCGATGGCCGCGTCGAAGCCGAGCTCCTCCGTGAGCCAGCGGCACTTCTCCGGGCCTCCGGCGATGCCGAGGACGCGGCACCCGTGGAGCTTCGCGATCTGCCCGGCGAACGAGCCCACCGCTCCCGCCGCCGCCGATACGAGCACCGTCTCCCCGGCACGTATCTTCCCGACCTCCAGCATGCCGAAGTACGCCGTCTTGCCCGTCACCCCGAGCACGCTCATCCAGTGGGACAGGGGCTTGCGCGGCTCCAGCGTGTGGAGCGCGTCCGCTGGGAGCACGGCGTAGTCCTGCCAGCCGCCCTCACACTCGACGAGGTCTCCGGGGCGGAAGCGCGCGTCCCTCGAGTCCACCACCTCGTTGAGCGTGAACCCGGCCACCACCTCGCCCAGGCCGATGGGCGGACGGTAGGTGGGATCGGGGAACATCCACGCCCGGTTGGCCGGATCGATGGAGAGATAGACGGTGCGCGTCAGCACCTCTCCGGGGCCGGGCTCGGGCACCGGGGCCTCGCGGTAGTCGAAGTCGGACTCACGCAGC
The sequence above is drawn from the Archangium gephyra genome and encodes:
- a CDS encoding glycosyltransferase, whose protein sequence is MAGRVLHLAAGNLYGGVETFLVTLAKSPRRLEHCFALFFEGRLATELRAAGASVEVLGPARLGRPWTLVGPQLRLRRLLRAWSPDLVVYHSTWLKLVAAPALLGYRQALFVHSRVDPHHPLDRLMARFPPDAFLTNSEFTAGSVSALVPRPTPLVAGCPVEDRTPKEPGVREAVRRELGIAEATVVILQLSRMEPGKGHALLLEALARLGRDAAWECLVVGGAQRPEEQAYVERLRAQAAQWGLTDRVRFLGQRTDVPRLFAGADLFCHPNVVPEGFGIVFVEAMYAGLPVLTTDMGGAREIVDETCGARVAPRADALAEVLTRWVADSGARQALGHAGRQRAERLYLPSIRVGLLEDALDGCLRHHRES
- a CDS encoding NADP-dependent oxidoreductase, producing the protein MPAINRQFLLARRPEGRLRESDFDYREAPVPEPGPGEVLTRTVYLSIDPANRAWMFPDPTYRPPIGLGEVVAGFTLNEVVDSRDARFRPGDLVECEGGWQDYAVLPADALHTLEPRKPLSHWMSVLGVTGKTAYFGMLEVGKIRAGETVLVSAAAGAVGSFAGQIAKLHGCRVLGIAGGPEKCRWLTEELGFDAAIDYQSGDLSERLAACCPEGVDVYFDNVGGAVFQAALFRMKTHGRIVCCGVMSILDTDTPPPRLLGVPGLLAIRRLRLEGFIVLDYYGRRRQAEQALAGWVAEGRLKVREDIIDGLQNAPRALMGQLHGANIGKRMIRVAPEPSGRE
- the lptB gene encoding LPS export ABC transporter ATP-binding protein: MTSHLHAEGLQKSFRKRRVVQGVSFHVAQGEVVGLLGPNGAGKTTSFNMVVGLVRPDAGRVRVDHEDLTSLPMHRRALRGLGYLPQEASVFRKLTVHENFLSVLELQKGLDKAARERRARELLEEFGLSHVAYSFGETLSGGERRRAEIARSLIPNPRFILFDEPFAGVDPINVGDLQRQIAHLKSRGLGVLITDHNVQDTLGICDRAYIIAQGEILEEGTPQQIASSARARAVYLGERFRLQSV
- the rpoN gene encoding RNA polymerase factor sigma-54 is translated as MAMELKQSLKLSQQLVMTPQLQQAIKLLQLSRMELLEQVREEMDQNPLLEQPDETPFGDTSDKEPGEASMEAANTEMPAGVEARTPDSAPEFKADGEGPPEIDWEAYLNSYQFNEPTTASNKGNVATEDMPSFEANMVEKEDLVDHLQEQLGTLRLNEAERRVAMLILGNLDHDGYLKLDDVEGDPLIRLANEADVPMGLAERTLRRIQNLEPKGCAARDLQECLLIQVSALKDKHAALLGLIIKRHMKYLESKNLPAIAKDLKVPLEEVVEASKLLPKLDPKPGRNFSGDDAQYITPDVFVYKMGEDEYTVVLNDDGLSKLRISGMYRNALKSGGVGPGQTKEFIQEKLRSAQWLIRSIHQRQRTIYKVTESIVKFQKDFLDQGIAHLKPLILRDVAEDIGMHESTVSRVTTNKYVHTPQGIFELKYFFNSSIARVSGEDTASEAVKHHIKQLVSQEDPRNPYSDQKIVELLKAQGTEIARRTVAKYREVLGILPSSKRKRYF
- a CDS encoding L,D-transpeptidase family protein translates to MTTDSAGSSTPPAAAPSAVAGGQTPPRNERFIHPPELTGVLAGQTSLGVGSKGPGVLAVQQALADMGFSVPGGADGSFGAQSTKAVRNFQVHARSAFPAVQATGKVDAATLRALDALAPPPGQRGQSQHLPAPRYKGTPVRVVVVKNEHRTFLFDAQGKLQSIFGNAVGTRATQTDPGLKKVTGKLNEAQSHALGKKLWGGPVFGPRIIDLSWADGSRSGEELHGTSAPAHQGEDVSHGCIRHDNADIIALYDALKVGDMVAIVDSINDPNLKAPPATPTGMPDLSGAVASRK